A region from the Cryptosporangium arvum DSM 44712 genome encodes:
- a CDS encoding sigma-70 family RNA polymerase sigma factor — MLALGRWQKGNQVVTATAEEFDRSIDRYRPELLAHCYRMLGSVHDAQDLVQETYLRAWRARDRYDASRSSLRTWLYRIATNACLTALESRSRRPLPSGLVAESDPRGPLVPGGEVTWLQPLPDFLLSTGGRGTASIDRASLRLAFVAAVQHLSARQRAVLILREVLDFSAVETADILRVTTASVTSSLQRARARLKDVGILEEQVTEPSDAEQRAWVDRYMKAFENADVEGLKQLLTDDVLMEMPPMVNWFIGRENYGVFMDWVFAKNGNQWRFLPVGANSQPAFAAYNRGPNGTFELNTLQVFTVTKGGISRNSVFRDAEVFASFELPATLEA, encoded by the coding sequence ATGCTCGCGTTGGGGCGCTGGCAGAAGGGCAATCAGGTAGTGACGGCGACGGCGGAGGAGTTCGATCGCAGCATCGATCGGTACCGGCCGGAACTACTGGCTCACTGTTACCGGATGCTCGGCTCGGTCCACGACGCGCAGGATCTCGTGCAGGAAACGTACCTGAGAGCATGGCGCGCGAGGGACCGCTACGACGCGAGCCGCAGCTCTCTGCGGACCTGGCTGTATCGCATCGCGACCAACGCATGCCTCACCGCGCTCGAGAGCCGCAGTCGCCGTCCGCTCCCCTCCGGCCTGGTCGCGGAGAGCGATCCACGCGGACCGTTGGTTCCTGGCGGGGAAGTCACCTGGCTGCAACCGCTACCCGATTTCCTGCTGAGCACAGGCGGGCGAGGCACTGCAAGTATCGACCGCGCCAGCCTCCGGCTCGCCTTCGTCGCCGCCGTGCAGCACCTATCCGCGCGGCAGCGCGCGGTGTTGATCCTGCGTGAGGTGCTCGACTTCTCCGCCGTCGAAACGGCAGACATCTTGAGAGTCACGACCGCCTCGGTCACCAGTTCGCTGCAACGGGCCAGGGCCCGGCTCAAGGACGTGGGGATTCTGGAGGAGCAGGTCACCGAACCGTCCGACGCCGAGCAGCGCGCCTGGGTGGACAGATACATGAAGGCCTTTGAGAACGCTGACGTCGAAGGTCTCAAGCAACTGCTCACCGACGACGTGCTCATGGAGATGCCCCCGATGGTCAACTGGTTCATCGGACGCGAGAACTACGGCGTGTTCATGGACTGGGTCTTCGCCAAGAACGGCAACCAGTGGCGCTTCCTGCCGGTCGGCGCCAACTCGCAGCCGGCATTCGCCGCTTACAACCGCGGCCCCAACGGGACGTTCGAACTGAACACACTGCAGGTCTTCACGGTCACGAAGGGCGGAATCTCCCGCAACTCGGTCTTCCGGGACGCTGAGGTTTTTGCCTCCTTCGAGCTTCCCGCCACGCTCGAAGCCTGA
- a CDS encoding SgcJ/EcaC family oxidoreductase: MSDSRAEDEAAVQAVLVDSYKAWEAGDAEGMVANYTADATAIMTGSLRDSRDAIRENMALAFEGPLKGSSTYNKQLSLRFVGEDAAIVVTESGILFDGQTEVPDAGKVNATWVLEKREGQWLIAAYHNSPMLTPVQQ, translated from the coding sequence GTGTCCGACAGCCGCGCGGAAGACGAGGCCGCCGTCCAGGCCGTATTGGTCGACTCCTACAAGGCATGGGAGGCCGGCGACGCCGAAGGCATGGTCGCCAACTACACCGCGGATGCGACCGCCATCATGACCGGCTCGCTCCGCGACAGCCGTGATGCGATCCGCGAGAACATGGCCCTGGCCTTCGAGGGGCCACTCAAGGGCAGCTCGACCTACAACAAACAGCTCAGCCTCCGCTTCGTCGGAGAAGACGCCGCAATCGTCGTCACCGAATCCGGCATTCTGTTCGACGGCCAGACGGAGGTTCCCGACGCAGGGAAGGTCAACGCAACCTGGGTGCTCGAGAAGCGGGAGGGTCAATGGCTGATCGCCGCGTATCACAACAGCCCTATGTTGACGCCTGTCCAGCAATAG
- a CDS encoding FAD-dependent monooxygenase, which translates to MTVGTAPRGTVLVSGASIAGPAVAFWLHRYGYDVTVVEKSTGVRGGGYPIDVRGTAIEVARRMGILPRLQEAHIASRRLTFLNADGSEIVEIHPQQLVGGVEGRDLEVRRGDLTGLLFESVRNDVEFVFDDSVQGLTEHTHGVDVTFRSGAQRSFDIVLVADGMHSSTRELVFGSEQQFHRYLGYCFAVFSMGNTFGLSHEGVVWNTPGKAAVLYAVQDADELHGFFNFAVPQPPYEVLRDPAAQRDLVAATFADDGWEVPTMVDAMRRTSDFFFDSVSQIHMPRWSRGRVAVLGDAAYAPSFLTGQGSSLALVGAYMLADALATHRGHTAAFAAYERDVRGFVELNQAQVGDGSAALFPTTVEALEKRNNRLRSLTTLPPSTGRPAHTALTLPPERGPQPRLRQAEAAFTGAAESRTPPG; encoded by the coding sequence ATGACAGTAGGAACCGCACCTCGAGGAACGGTGCTGGTGTCCGGTGCGAGCATCGCGGGCCCCGCCGTGGCATTTTGGCTGCACCGGTACGGATACGACGTGACCGTCGTGGAGAAGTCCACCGGTGTCCGCGGCGGTGGATACCCGATCGACGTGCGCGGCACCGCGATAGAGGTAGCTCGTCGGATGGGAATCCTTCCGCGACTCCAGGAAGCACACATCGCCTCCCGCCGGTTGACGTTCCTCAACGCTGATGGCAGCGAGATCGTGGAGATACACCCGCAGCAGCTGGTCGGTGGGGTCGAGGGACGCGATCTCGAGGTGCGCCGCGGGGACCTGACGGGACTGTTGTTCGAATCCGTCCGGAACGACGTCGAGTTCGTCTTCGACGATTCCGTCCAAGGGCTCACCGAACACACGCACGGCGTCGACGTCACGTTCCGCAGCGGAGCTCAGCGCAGTTTCGACATCGTCCTGGTCGCGGACGGCATGCACTCGAGCACCCGGGAGCTCGTGTTCGGCTCCGAGCAGCAGTTCCACCGCTATCTGGGCTACTGCTTCGCGGTGTTCTCCATGGGGAACACCTTCGGGCTCTCGCACGAAGGGGTGGTCTGGAACACTCCCGGAAAGGCTGCGGTGCTCTACGCGGTCCAGGACGCCGACGAGTTGCACGGGTTCTTCAACTTCGCCGTCCCGCAACCGCCGTACGAGGTTCTTCGTGACCCCGCGGCGCAACGTGACCTCGTCGCCGCCACCTTCGCCGACGACGGGTGGGAAGTCCCGACGATGGTCGACGCCATGCGCCGCACGAGCGACTTCTTCTTCGACTCGGTCAGCCAGATCCACATGCCGCGCTGGTCCCGCGGCCGGGTCGCGGTCCTCGGTGACGCGGCCTACGCCCCCTCTTTCCTGACCGGACAAGGTTCCAGCCTCGCCCTCGTCGGCGCCTACATGCTCGCGGACGCGCTGGCCACCCATCGCGGGCACACCGCGGCCTTCGCCGCCTACGAACGCGACGTCCGCGGATTCGTCGAACTGAACCAGGCGCAGGTCGGTGACGGCAGTGCGGCGCTCTTCCCCACTACCGTCGAAGCTCTGGAGAAACGCAACAACCGGCTCCGGAGCCTCACCACCCTGCCGCCGAGCACCGGGCGGCCGGCCCACACGGCCCTCACCCTGCCCCCCGAACGCGGTCCGCAGCCACGGCTCAGGCAAGCCGAGGCGGCGTTCACCGGCGCCGCGGAGTCGCGGACTCCCCCAGGGTGA
- a CDS encoding MFS transporter, with protein MQQSTTETAEARLHSRWNARLLGLVAVLAMVSFVADAAISAPLVVLPEMLDHFDTDQAGWLNASATLAGVAWSPLLGKSADIYGRRRILVLTLFISCAGALLCAVAPTIWVFVPGRMLQGAALAAVFLSVAIVRSLCAPRIGMIVVGIVTSGSAVLNIASRFLIEQLANEYGFQILFVLAACVAAAMALFVHVLIPESLIKTPGTIDFSGAVLLGGGLAGVLSYISLGSGVGWLSAGPLALLIGGIAALTWWYVASTRKPDPLIDVRNLGKPLALTLLVVALGAGAFQSMLQLISLISDVSPDERLGYGLAGEGSIALLLGSAGLGIMFGGPLAGWLAARLGPIPALAGVVVLGTVVTIGMFLGASQFAIALFCSLALGVTAGALLTSGFNTAGTLASAERQGVVSGLIMVSVSIGSVVLDFVGAAVLTHTHVVVDGETSNSATGVYSYVVFASGAFTLATVLVVLLWRAVGRNPHSPSVDLARRAA; from the coding sequence ATGCAGCAGAGCACGACCGAAACCGCAGAGGCCCGACTCCACTCCAGATGGAACGCGCGGCTCCTCGGCCTGGTGGCTGTCCTGGCGATGGTGAGCTTCGTGGCCGACGCGGCCATCTCGGCACCGCTGGTGGTCCTTCCGGAGATGCTCGACCACTTCGACACCGACCAGGCGGGGTGGCTCAACGCCAGCGCGACGCTGGCCGGAGTGGCGTGGTCCCCATTGCTGGGAAAGAGCGCCGACATCTACGGCAGGCGCAGAATTCTGGTGCTGACGTTGTTCATCAGCTGCGCGGGCGCCCTCCTGTGTGCCGTGGCCCCCACCATCTGGGTGTTCGTGCCCGGGCGCATGTTGCAGGGAGCGGCTCTGGCGGCCGTGTTCCTCTCCGTTGCGATCGTGCGGAGCCTGTGCGCACCGCGCATCGGAATGATCGTGGTCGGCATCGTGACCTCGGGCTCCGCGGTGCTCAACATCGCCTCCCGGTTCCTCATCGAGCAACTGGCCAACGAGTACGGCTTCCAGATCCTGTTCGTCTTGGCGGCCTGCGTCGCCGCCGCGATGGCGTTGTTCGTCCACGTCCTGATCCCTGAGTCGCTGATCAAGACGCCAGGCACGATCGACTTCAGCGGCGCCGTACTGCTCGGCGGCGGCCTCGCGGGGGTGCTCAGTTACATCAGCCTGGGCTCGGGCGTCGGCTGGCTCTCCGCCGGTCCGCTGGCTCTCCTCATCGGCGGCATCGCTGCATTGACCTGGTGGTACGTCGCCTCGACCCGAAAGCCCGACCCCCTGATCGACGTCCGGAACCTCGGTAAGCCACTGGCGCTCACGCTCCTCGTCGTCGCCCTCGGAGCCGGCGCGTTCCAGAGCATGCTTCAGCTCATCTCGCTCATCAGCGACGTCTCGCCGGACGAGCGACTCGGGTACGGACTGGCCGGCGAGGGATCCATAGCCCTGCTGCTCGGGAGCGCGGGCCTCGGAATCATGTTCGGAGGTCCGCTGGCGGGATGGCTCGCCGCGCGCCTCGGGCCGATTCCGGCGTTGGCCGGGGTCGTCGTGCTCGGAACGGTAGTGACGATCGGGATGTTCCTCGGGGCCTCGCAGTTCGCGATCGCGCTCTTCTGCTCACTCGCCCTGGGTGTCACGGCCGGAGCACTCCTGACGTCCGGCTTCAACACCGCGGGAACCCTGGCGTCCGCCGAACGACAGGGCGTCGTGTCCGGTCTGATCATGGTCTCGGTCTCGATCGGATCAGTGGTCCTCGACTTCGTCGGCGCGGCCGTGCTCACGCACACCCACGTGGTTGTCGACGGCGAAACGTCGAACTCGGCCACCGGTGTGTACAGCTACGTCGTCTTCGCTTCCGGTGCGTTCACGCTCGCCACGGTGCTGGTCGTCCTGCTCTGGCGAGCCGTCGGCCGTAACCCCCACTCGCCCTCGGTGGACCTTGCGCGCCGCGCGGCGTGA
- a CDS encoding TetR/AcrR family transcriptional regulator: MERRRGEALEAAILEAAWDELSERGYANLTVDSVARRAGTSKPVVYRRWADKQQLVEAAVVHRNVTHLIAPADTGSLRGDLVATLTEMSDKGGAFLGQLSVLLAGYFTETRTSFVDLREAILAGRSSGRDEIMKRAIDRGELDPAKLTPRIASLPFDLVRAEAMMTLRPVTREVVEEIVDTIFLPLVR, encoded by the coding sequence GTGGAGCGACGGCGCGGGGAAGCGCTCGAAGCGGCGATCCTCGAAGCGGCCTGGGACGAGTTGAGTGAGCGGGGATACGCGAACCTGACCGTCGACTCCGTCGCGCGCCGAGCCGGCACCAGCAAACCGGTGGTCTACCGGCGCTGGGCGGACAAGCAGCAGCTGGTCGAGGCGGCCGTGGTCCACCGCAACGTCACTCACCTGATCGCTCCGGCTGACACCGGATCCCTGCGCGGCGACCTGGTCGCCACCCTCACCGAGATGAGCGACAAAGGCGGTGCGTTCCTCGGCCAACTCAGCGTGCTGCTCGCCGGCTACTTCACCGAGACCCGGACCAGCTTCGTCGACCTACGCGAGGCGATCCTCGCCGGACGCAGCTCCGGGCGCGACGAGATCATGAAACGCGCCATCGATCGCGGCGAACTCGACCCGGCCAAGCTCACGCCGCGGATCGCCTCGCTCCCGTTCGACCTGGTCCGGGCCGAGGCGATGATGACACTACGGCCGGTCACCCGCGAGGTCGTCGAGGAGATCGTCGACACGATCTTCCTCCCGCTGGTCCGTTGA